In Haloplanus rubicundus, one DNA window encodes the following:
- a CDS encoding NuoI/complex I 23 kDa subunit family protein — MIGILKGMAVTMKHALDGKTFTVEYPDVAPEVSPRFRGVHKFSQERCIWCRQCENVCPNDTIQIVQDDQRNGEQYNLHIGQCIYCRLCEEVCPVDAILLTQNFEFTADTKDDFVYNKEQLKNVPWYKGIDPLESRNPDRSAWIGEGDGEIDYQ, encoded by the coding sequence ATGATTGGAATCCTCAAAGGCATGGCGGTGACGATGAAACACGCGCTGGACGGCAAGACGTTCACGGTCGAGTACCCGGACGTGGCGCCGGAGGTGAGCCCGCGGTTCCGCGGCGTTCACAAGTTCAGCCAGGAGCGCTGCATCTGGTGTCGGCAGTGCGAGAACGTCTGTCCGAACGACACGATCCAGATCGTACAGGACGACCAGCGCAACGGCGAACAGTACAACCTCCACATCGGCCAGTGTATCTACTGCCGGCTCTGCGAGGAGGTGTGTCCGGTGGACGCCATCCTGTTGACCCAGAACTTCGAGTTCACGGCGGACACGAAAGACGACTTCGTCTACAACAAAGAGCAGTTGAAGAACGTCCCGTGGTACAAGGGGATCGACCCGCTCGAATCGCGCAACCCCGACCGGAGCGCGTGGATCGGCGAAGGTGACGGCGAAATCGACTACCAGTGA
- the purH gene encoding bifunctional phosphoribosylaminoimidazolecarboxamide formyltransferase/IMP cyclohydrolase — MLRIAGLAGNRGRNLMHIADLAPGGAEVAAVLTDHESAPVLSAAADRGIPTEVVERGDDTRADHESRVRDHLNDYEFDLVCMDGYMRVLSGEMLEALPTTLNVHPSLLPAFRGEDAHEQALAAGVRTTGCTVHVATEELDAGPIVTQEAVPVYEGDDADDLKRRVLHEAEFKAYPRAVRWFAEDRVTVADGEVRVEGDEAGQFPTRRAVSDDRSRTLRYGENPHQDAALYADAASDAASVVAAPQLNEGAKALSYNNYNDADAALDLIREFEEPAAAVIKHTNPAGCATADSLSQAYDDALATDAMSAFGGIVALNRPCDAATAESIVDSFKEVVVAPGYTDGALDVLTETENLRVLDVGELTERTDALTEKPLTGGRLVQERDDWAPSREDLEVVTERDPTDEEIETMLFAWRTLKHVKSNAILFASGTETVGIGMGQVSRVDAVRLAAMKADEHAEGKGAEGAVMASDAFFPFPDGVEEAAKSGVSAVIQPGGSVNDEDVVAAADDHDMAMAFTGKRCFRHD; from the coding sequence ATGCTCCGAATCGCGGGTCTCGCCGGCAATCGCGGACGGAACCTGATGCACATCGCGGACCTGGCGCCCGGCGGCGCCGAGGTGGCCGCAGTCCTCACCGACCACGAGTCGGCGCCGGTGCTGTCGGCGGCCGCCGACCGCGGCATCCCGACCGAAGTCGTCGAGCGCGGCGACGACACTCGTGCCGACCACGAGTCGCGGGTGCGCGACCACCTCAACGACTACGAGTTCGACCTGGTCTGCATGGACGGCTACATGCGCGTCCTCTCCGGGGAGATGCTGGAGGCCCTGCCGACCACCCTCAACGTCCACCCCTCCCTGCTCCCCGCATTCCGTGGTGAGGACGCCCACGAACAGGCGCTCGCGGCCGGCGTTCGCACCACGGGCTGTACCGTCCACGTCGCCACCGAGGAACTCGACGCCGGTCCCATCGTCACGCAGGAGGCGGTGCCGGTCTACGAGGGCGACGACGCCGACGACCTGAAGCGACGTGTCCTCCACGAGGCGGAGTTCAAGGCGTACCCACGCGCTGTGAGGTGGTTCGCGGAGGACCGCGTCACCGTCGCGGACGGCGAGGTTCGCGTCGAGGGCGACGAGGCCGGTCAGTTCCCCACCCGCCGCGCCGTCTCCGACGACCGCAGCCGGACGCTGCGCTACGGCGAGAACCCCCACCAGGACGCCGCGCTGTACGCCGACGCCGCGAGCGACGCCGCGAGCGTCGTCGCCGCCCCGCAGTTGAACGAGGGGGCGAAGGCGCTGTCGTACAACAACTACAACGACGCCGACGCCGCCCTCGATCTGATCCGGGAGTTCGAGGAGCCCGCGGCCGCGGTGATCAAACACACCAACCCGGCGGGGTGTGCGACCGCCGACTCGCTCTCACAGGCCTACGACGACGCCCTCGCGACCGACGCCATGAGCGCCTTCGGCGGCATCGTCGCCTTGAACCGCCCCTGCGACGCCGCCACCGCCGAATCCATCGTCGACTCGTTCAAGGAAGTCGTCGTCGCGCCCGGCTACACCGACGGCGCCTTGGACGTCCTCACCGAGACGGAGAACCTCCGCGTCCTCGACGTGGGCGAGTTGACCGAACGCACCGACGCGCTGACCGAAAAGCCGCTGACCGGCGGCCGCCTCGTCCAGGAACGCGACGACTGGGCGCCGAGCCGCGAGGATCTGGAGGTCGTCACCGAACGCGACCCCACCGACGAGGAGATCGAGACGATGCTGTTCGCGTGGCGGACGCTGAAACACGTCAAATCCAACGCCATCCTGTTCGCGTCGGGGACGGAGACGGTCGGCATCGGCATGGGGCAGGTCAGCCGCGTCGACGCCGTGCGGCTGGCGGCGATGAAAGCGGACGAACACGCCGAAGGAAAGGGCGCCGAGGGGGCCGTGATGGCCTCCGACGCGTTCTTCCCGTTCCCGGACGGGGTGGAGGAGGCGGCCAAGTCGGGGGTTTCGGCCGTGATCCAGCCCGGCGGCTCCGTCAACGACGAGGACGTCGTCGCCGCCGCGGACGACCACGACATGGCGATGGCGTTCACCGGAAAGCGGTGCTTCAGACACGACTGA
- the purE gene encoding 5-(carboxyamino)imidazole ribonucleotide mutase: MTDDIDDLIDELHAQADADRPTEETPEVGIIMGSDSDLDVMAGAYDALRELGFAEQTDYDDPPEARFTFESYVVSAHRTPDLMYAYGETAADRGLDVLIAGAGGKSADLPNMTASIAYPLPVIGVPVQEKSVDSVIGMPTGAPIVAVDAGKSYNAALSAVQILAREHAELVERLDAEHDALRAGVAGVSRALHDLGIDGFRERSE, encoded by the coding sequence ATGACCGACGACATCGACGACCTGATCGACGAACTGCACGCACAGGCGGACGCCGACCGACCGACCGAGGAGACGCCCGAGGTGGGTATCATCATGGGATCGGACTCGGACCTCGACGTGATGGCGGGGGCGTACGACGCCCTCCGCGAACTCGGCTTCGCCGAGCAGACCGACTACGACGACCCGCCCGAGGCCCGCTTCACCTTCGAGAGCTACGTCGTCTCCGCCCACCGAACGCCGGACCTGATGTACGCGTACGGCGAGACGGCGGCCGACCGCGGACTGGACGTGCTCATCGCGGGAGCGGGCGGGAAGTCCGCGGACCTGCCGAACATGACGGCCTCCATCGCCTACCCGCTCCCGGTGATCGGCGTGCCGGTCCAGGAGAAATCGGTCGATTCGGTGATCGGCATGCCGACGGGCGCGCCCATCGTCGCCGTCGACGCGGGCAAGTCCTACAACGCGGCGCTGTCGGCGGTCCAGATTCTGGCGCGCGAACACGCGGAACTGGTCGAGCGACTGGACGCCGAACACGACGCGTTGCGGGCGGGCGTGGCGGGGGTGTCGCGGGCGCTGCACGACCTGGGTATCGACGGCTTCCGCGAGCGGTCGGAGTAG
- a CDS encoding 5-(carboxyamino)imidazole ribonucleotide synthase, with amino-acid sequence MTITVPGPTLGVVGGGQLGRMLAEAAAPLGVETIVLDPTPDCPAAPVARDQIVGDFDDPDAIGRLADRADALTYEIELADPDHLADASEAADVPVHPTPETLRTIQDKFLEKEMLTEAGIPVPEYRRVDSVADLEAAVEEFGAVMLKAREGGYDGRGNVPVRSPEEAEDAIETVGSADDPAALAEAFVDFEREVSVIGVQGDGEVRTFPVGENVHEEEILRETVVPARTSEAVKERAQTVAREVLDALDGRGVFGIELFETPEGDILVNEIAPRPHNSGHWSIEGAVTSQFEQHARAVLGWPLGSTRQRAPTVSANVLGTVDETRPAELAGVEAVLEAESAHLHWYGKDSVRPLRKMGHVTATREDGTPADVTALLESTRELRDALTFR; translated from the coding sequence ATGACGATAACCGTCCCCGGACCGACGCTCGGCGTGGTCGGCGGCGGCCAGCTCGGCCGGATGCTCGCCGAGGCGGCGGCCCCGCTCGGCGTCGAGACCATCGTGCTCGACCCGACGCCGGACTGTCCGGCCGCGCCCGTCGCGCGCGATCAGATCGTCGGCGACTTCGACGATCCGGACGCCATCGGTCGGCTGGCCGACCGCGCCGACGCGCTGACCTACGAAATCGAACTCGCGGACCCGGACCACCTCGCGGACGCGAGCGAGGCGGCGGACGTGCCGGTCCACCCGACGCCCGAAACGCTGCGAACGATTCAGGACAAGTTCCTGGAGAAGGAGATGCTGACCGAGGCCGGGATTCCGGTCCCCGAGTACCGCCGCGTCGACTCGGTGGCCGACCTCGAAGCCGCCGTCGAGGAGTTCGGCGCCGTGATGCTGAAAGCTCGGGAGGGCGGCTACGACGGCCGGGGCAACGTCCCGGTCCGCTCGCCGGAGGAGGCCGAGGACGCCATCGAAACCGTCGGGTCGGCCGACGACCCGGCCGCGCTGGCGGAGGCGTTCGTCGACTTCGAGCGCGAAGTCTCCGTCATCGGCGTGCAGGGCGACGGCGAGGTGCGAACGTTCCCCGTCGGCGAGAACGTCCACGAGGAAGAGATCCTGCGCGAGACGGTCGTCCCGGCGCGGACGAGCGAGGCGGTGAAAGAGCGCGCCCAGACCGTCGCCCGCGAGGTGCTCGACGCCCTCGACGGCCGCGGCGTCTTCGGCATCGAACTGTTCGAGACTCCCGAGGGGGATATCTTGGTCAACGAAATCGCCCCGCGCCCCCACAACTCCGGGCACTGGAGTATCGAGGGGGCGGTCACCTCGCAGTTCGAACAGCACGCCCGTGCCGTCCTGGGCTGGCCGCTGGGATCGACCCGACAGCGCGCGCCGACGGTGAGCGCGAACGTTTTGGGGACCGTCGACGAGACGCGACCGGCCGAACTCGCCGGCGTCGAGGCCGTCCTCGAAGCGGAGTCGGCCCACCTCCACTGGTACGGCAAAGACTCGGTGCGCCCGCTCCGCAAGATGGGACACGTGACGGCGACCCGCGAGGACGGGACGCCGGCGGACGTGACCGCACTCCTCGAATCGACACGCGAACTGCGCGACGCACTCACCTTCCGATGA
- a CDS encoding NADH-quinone oxidoreductase subunit A, which produces MNQWIAIGALGLVGVGIPIGMMVVSALLRPTVTEQGKTVIYESGEVPTGTAHVQFNIQYYMVALLFVVFDVETVLIFPWTLIYRPALEGGATLAQVLAPMLVFIGVLAIALVWAWRNGAVEWVKSPRANRRKTERQS; this is translated from the coding sequence ATGAATCAGTGGATAGCAATCGGTGCACTCGGCCTGGTCGGCGTCGGCATCCCCATCGGCATGATGGTAGTGTCCGCGCTCCTCCGGCCGACCGTCACCGAACAAGGAAAGACCGTCATCTACGAGAGTGGAGAGGTCCCGACGGGGACGGCGCACGTCCAGTTCAACATCCAGTACTACATGGTTGCGCTGCTGTTCGTCGTCTTCGACGTCGAAACCGTCCTGATCTTCCCGTGGACGTTGATCTATCGGCCGGCACTGGAGGGCGGGGCGACCCTCGCTCAGGTGCTCGCGCCGATGCTGGTGTTCATCGGGGTCCTCGCCATCGCTCTCGTCTGGGCCTGGCGGAACGGCGCGGTCGAGTGGGTCAAGAGCCCGCGCGCGAACCGCCGTAAAACGGAGCGTCAATCATGA
- a CDS encoding complex I subunit 1/NuoH family protein, with protein sequence MDGLLLQSGTSTPTGTANASAANASASGPVTTLPETISGALGLSGTFGDIVGGLIGAFLIANIMLGMTALAGPWAKRKITAAFTDRIAVNRIGPFGLLIIVADAVRLLSKELIVPDGVDRPAWDLAPIILPFSALLGFAVIPLGSGLQLADPETGIVFAFAAASIASLGLVMAGYASNNKYSLLGSLRSIAQNLAYEIPLVLTAASVILFAGTFRTSEIVAAQTETLVTIAGIAIPGWYAFVNPFAFVLFLAANMAEIGRNPFDIPEAPTEIVAGYQTEYSSVYFVLFYLGEFIHIFLGGALMAVLFLGGPAGPVLPGFVWMVIKMWAFFLFTQWARSAVPRVRIDQLIEIGWKGMLVLSLANLVLTAVLVGVIV encoded by the coding sequence ATGGACGGGCTACTGCTCCAGTCGGGGACATCCACCCCGACGGGGACCGCCAACGCCTCCGCGGCTAACGCCTCCGCCAGCGGCCCGGTGACGACGCTCCCCGAGACGATCTCGGGCGCGCTCGGCCTCTCGGGCACGTTCGGCGACATCGTCGGCGGCCTCATCGGCGCCTTTCTCATCGCCAACATCATGCTCGGCATGACGGCGCTGGCCGGGCCGTGGGCCAAACGGAAGATCACGGCGGCGTTCACCGACCGCATCGCGGTCAACCGGATCGGCCCCTTCGGCCTGCTGATCATCGTCGCCGACGCGGTGCGACTGCTCTCGAAGGAACTGATCGTTCCGGACGGCGTCGACCGACCGGCGTGGGACCTCGCGCCGATCATCCTGCCCTTTTCGGCGCTGCTCGGCTTCGCGGTCATCCCGCTGGGGAGCGGCCTCCAGTTGGCCGACCCCGAGACGGGGATCGTCTTCGCGTTCGCGGCGGCCTCCATCGCGTCGCTCGGACTCGTGATGGCCGGCTACGCCTCGAACAACAAGTACTCGCTTCTGGGGTCGCTGCGCTCCATCGCGCAGAACCTCGCCTACGAGATTCCGCTCGTCCTCACGGCGGCGTCGGTGATCCTCTTCGCCGGCACCTTCCGGACGAGCGAAATCGTCGCCGCACAGACCGAGACGCTCGTCACGATTGCGGGCATCGCGATTCCGGGCTGGTACGCGTTCGTCAACCCGTTCGCGTTCGTCCTCTTCCTGGCGGCGAACATGGCGGAGATCGGACGCAACCCGTTCGACATCCCGGAGGCGCCGACGGAGATCGTCGCCGGCTACCAGACCGAGTACTCGAGCGTCTACTTCGTCCTCTTTTACCTCGGGGAGTTCATCCACATCTTCCTCGGCGGCGCGCTGATGGCCGTCCTCTTCCTCGGCGGCCCGGCCGGACCGGTCCTGCCCGGGTTCGTCTGGATGGTGATCAAGATGTGGGCGTTCTTCCTGTTCACGCAGTGGGCCCGTTCCGCGGTGCCGCGCGTGCGTATCGATCAGTTGATCGAAATCGGCTGGAAGGGGATGCTCGTGCTGTCCCTGGCTAACCTGGTGCTCACGGCAGTCCTCGTGGGAGTGATCGTGTAA
- a CDS encoding NADH-quinone oxidoreductase subunit D: MSLEESPPDTVETEPTTAEEIDALLGDLVLDRDDHLNAPGFVVRPDEVQDTLFRLRDEAGYDHLSCVTAQEYEDRYESIYHLKKYDDPTDEVSVVVPTPTDDPVSESAEPVYRTADWHEREAYDLVGIQYDDHPDLRRILLPETWQGHPLGRDYDQDRPQIVPLREHANPLQEDHASDAGDTMFLNIGPHHPATHGVLHLKTVLDGEQVVDVESDIGYLHRCEEQICQQGTYRYQIMPYPDRWDYISAGLLNEWAYARVAEDLADIEVPEYAQVIRTMGAELCRIAAHMLAVGTFALDVYGDFTAIFMYAVRDREKVQNILEELTGQRLMFNYFRLGGVVWDLPEPREEFFELVRDFLDDLPEALEEYHDLISANEILQIRTVDTGVLPPEVAKSYGATGPVARGSGIDYDLRRDDPYGYYDELDWDVPVEDGCDNYSRLLVRLREVEESAKIIEQCVDLLEDWPEEERTIQSNVPRTIRPDDDTEIYRAVEGAKGELGIYVRADGTEKPARFKIRSPCFSNLQTLPEMSNGEYIPDLIASLGSLDIVLGEVDR, translated from the coding sequence ATGAGCCTCGAAGAATCACCCCCGGATACGGTCGAGACGGAACCGACCACGGCCGAGGAGATCGACGCCCTACTGGGCGATCTGGTCCTCGACCGCGACGACCACCTGAACGCGCCGGGCTTCGTGGTCCGACCGGACGAGGTGCAGGACACCCTCTTCCGCCTGCGCGACGAGGCCGGCTACGACCACCTGTCCTGTGTCACGGCACAGGAGTACGAGGACCGCTACGAGTCTATCTACCACCTCAAGAAGTACGACGACCCCACCGACGAGGTGAGCGTCGTCGTGCCGACGCCGACCGACGACCCGGTCAGCGAGTCGGCGGAACCCGTCTACCGCACCGCCGACTGGCACGAACGAGAGGCGTACGACCTCGTCGGCATCCAGTACGACGACCACCCGGACCTGCGTCGCATCCTCCTCCCCGAGACGTGGCAGGGCCACCCCCTCGGCCGGGACTACGATCAGGACCGGCCACAGATCGTCCCCCTGCGCGAACACGCCAACCCGCTGCAAGAGGACCACGCGAGCGACGCGGGCGACACGATGTTCCTCAACATCGGCCCGCACCACCCGGCGACCCACGGCGTCCTCCACCTGAAGACCGTCCTCGACGGCGAACAGGTGGTCGACGTGGAGTCCGACATCGGCTACCTCCACCGTTGTGAGGAGCAGATCTGTCAGCAGGGCACCTACCGCTACCAGATCATGCCCTACCCGGACCGCTGGGACTACATCTCGGCGGGCCTGCTGAACGAGTGGGCGTACGCCCGCGTCGCGGAGGACCTCGCGGACATCGAGGTGCCGGAGTACGCACAGGTCATCCGGACGATGGGCGCCGAACTCTGTCGGATCGCGGCCCACATGCTCGCGGTCGGCACCTTCGCGCTCGACGTCTACGGCGACTTCACCGCCATCTTCATGTACGCCGTCCGGGACCGCGAGAAAGTCCAGAACATCCTCGAAGAGCTGACGGGCCAGCGCCTGATGTTCAACTACTTCCGCCTCGGCGGGGTGGTCTGGGACCTGCCCGAACCCCGCGAGGAGTTCTTCGAACTGGTTCGGGACTTCCTCGACGACCTGCCGGAGGCGCTGGAGGAGTACCACGACCTCATCTCCGCCAACGAGATCCTGCAGATCCGGACCGTCGACACGGGCGTGCTGCCCCCGGAAGTCGCGAAGAGCTACGGGGCCACGGGGCCGGTCGCTCGCGGGTCGGGCATCGACTACGACCTGCGCCGCGACGACCCGTACGGCTACTACGACGAACTCGACTGGGACGTGCCGGTCGAGGACGGCTGTGACAACTACAGCCGCCTCCTCGTCCGCTTACGCGAGGTGGAGGAGTCGGCGAAGATCATCGAGCAGTGTGTCGACCTGCTGGAGGACTGGCCCGAAGAGGAGCGGACGATCCAGTCGAACGTCCCCCGGACCATCCGGCCGGACGACGACACCGAAATCTACCGCGCCGTCGAGGGCGCGAAGGGCGAACTCGGCATCTACGTGCGTGCCGACGGCACCGAGAAGCCCGCCCGGTTCAAGATCCGGAGCCCGTGTTTCTCGAACCTCCAGACCCTGCCGGAGATGTCCAACGGCGAGTACATCCCCGACTTGATCGCGTCGCTCGGCAGCCTCGACATCGTCCTCGGTGAGGTGGATCGCTGA
- a CDS encoding proton-conducting membrane transporter: protein MTTKPSLRTGSHLLPGLAAVALFVVIAAAVLRASFGDPQMFGPDAEITASIGYAMFNLDMGTVPGEGMLVAFIVIAVALDAALDGAILLAKREEDGSAVALLADGGRRVRDRFRGDAEAETDAETDAGDGGDR from the coding sequence GTGACGACGAAGCCGTCGCTCAGAACCGGCTCGCACCTGCTCCCCGGCCTCGCGGCCGTCGCGCTGTTCGTCGTGATTGCGGCGGCCGTCCTCCGGGCCTCGTTCGGCGACCCACAGATGTTCGGCCCGGACGCCGAAATCACCGCGAGCATCGGCTACGCGATGTTCAACCTCGATATGGGTACCGTGCCCGGCGAGGGGATGCTCGTCGCCTTTATCGTCATCGCGGTGGCGCTCGACGCCGCCCTCGACGGGGCGATCCTCCTGGCGAAACGCGAGGAGGACGGCAGCGCCGTGGCGTTGCTCGCCGACGGCGGTCGGCGGGTCCGTGATCGGTTCCGCGGCGACGCGGAGGCCGAGACGGACGCGGAAACCGACGCCGGCGACGGAGGTGACCGCTGA
- a CDS encoding sensor histidine kinase, with product MRNPLNVADGHLDIARRECESPHLETTARSLAQMNDLLEDLLTLARTGETIDELTAVDFADVVDASSSNVATMRTTVAVAGSARIRCDPSRLKEAMENLLRNAVEHGSAGNRSETGDAVEHNEASVRITAGVLPDRTGVYVEDDGAGIPPRSRIGYSRAATRRSKLGRVSDCPSSKKSSKPTAGPSALGLARAVAPGSKSPASSSSTERRSDAPDASNRPGPSGAVDRGNNV from the coding sequence CTGCGGAACCCGCTGAACGTCGCCGACGGGCACCTCGACATCGCCCGCCGGGAGTGTGAGAGTCCTCACCTCGAAACGACCGCCCGGTCGCTCGCCCAGATGAACGACCTGTTGGAAGACCTCCTCACGCTCGCCCGGACCGGCGAGACCATCGACGAACTCACCGCCGTCGACTTCGCCGACGTCGTGGACGCGAGCAGTAGCAACGTGGCGACGATGCGGACGACGGTGGCCGTCGCTGGCTCCGCCCGGATTCGGTGTGACCCGAGTCGGCTGAAGGAGGCGATGGAGAACCTGCTCCGGAACGCCGTCGAGCACGGCTCGGCGGGCAACCGGTCGGAGACCGGTGACGCCGTCGAACACAACGAAGCGTCGGTCCGGATCACGGCCGGCGTGCTCCCGGATCGAACCGGCGTGTACGTCGAAGACGACGGTGCGGGGATTCCACCGCGGAGCAGGATCGGATATTCGAGAGCGGCTACACGACGCTCAAAGCTGGGACGGGTTTCGGACTGTCCATCGTCGAAGAAATCGTCGAAGCCCACGGCTGGTCCATCCGCGCTCGGACTGGCGAGAGCGGTGGCGCCCGGTTCGAAATCACCGGCGTCGAGTTCGTCGACTGAGCGTCGATCCGACGCGCCGGACGCGTCGAATCGGCCCGGACCGTCGGGAGCCGTCGACCGCGGTAACAACGTTTAA
- a CDS encoding PAS domain S-box protein — protein MQSVGDTITVLYVNDDPDLLELLVRGLERENERLTVRTALSADEGIEAVRNGDVDCVLSDYHMPERTGVALLRDVRAVDASLPFIMFTETGSEVAASEAISAGVTDYIIQEPIGSQHALVARKVVSHVERRRMERSAARADERLHELAQTSNDVLWTFSADWGELLFVNAAYEDVFGQSPETIRTDPSAFLDVVHDDDRDRVTLAMERASAGTAQQVEFRVDHASGMQLWVESHCKPVTDDDGTVQRVVGFTRDITERKTRERDLARKNETLDQFT, from the coding sequence GTGCAGAGTGTCGGCGATACGATCACGGTCCTCTACGTGAACGACGATCCGGATCTCTTGGAGCTTCTGGTCAGGGGGCTGGAACGCGAGAACGAGCGGCTGACCGTGCGGACGGCGCTGTCCGCGGACGAGGGGATCGAGGCGGTCCGCAACGGGGACGTCGACTGCGTGTTGAGCGACTATCACATGCCGGAACGGACGGGCGTGGCGTTACTCCGGGACGTTCGCGCGGTCGACGCGTCGCTCCCGTTTATCATGTTCACGGAGACCGGGAGCGAGGTAGCCGCGAGCGAGGCCATCTCGGCGGGCGTCACCGATTACATCATTCAGGAACCCATCGGCAGCCAACACGCGCTCGTCGCTCGGAAGGTCGTCTCTCACGTCGAGCGTCGCCGGATGGAGCGAAGCGCCGCCCGTGCGGACGAGCGGCTGCACGAACTGGCCCAGACCTCGAACGACGTCCTGTGGACGTTCTCCGCCGACTGGGGGGAACTCCTGTTCGTCAACGCCGCATACGAGGACGTCTTCGGTCAATCCCCCGAGACGATCCGTACCGATCCGAGCGCCTTTCTGGACGTGGTACACGACGACGACCGCGACCGAGTGACACTGGCGATGGAACGTGCCTCGGCCGGAACGGCCCAGCAAGTCGAGTTTCGAGTCGATCACGCCTCCGGGATGCAACTCTGGGTGGAGTCACACTGCAAACCGGTCACGGACGACGACGGGACCGTCCAGCGTGTCGTCGGCTTCACGCGCGACATCACGGAGCGAAAGACCCGCGAGCGGGATCTCGCGAGAAAGAACGAGACCCTGGACCAGTTCACGTAG
- a CDS encoding NADH-quinone oxidoreductase subunit B, which yields MSSEQERFVTDTTQVGSETRDARIGASGTDNRFNSKLREAFGSSPFILTKFDRFMEWVRGSSMFMLQFGIACCSIEMMHTYAVKHDLDRFGAGVPRASPRQADVIIVPGTIVSKFAPRMKRVYDQMPEPKFVVGMGSCTISGGPFQEGYNVIKGAEEVIPVDIHVPGCPPRPEALVYGVAKLQERIANGESSPVTVKPYELEQFSDLDRDEVVDKLAEQIDEDDLVMRYNWADSP from the coding sequence ATGAGTAGCGAACAGGAACGATTCGTCACCGACACGACACAGGTAGGAAGCGAGACACGCGACGCCCGCATCGGGGCGTCGGGAACCGACAACCGGTTCAACTCCAAACTTCGCGAGGCGTTCGGCTCCTCGCCGTTCATCCTCACGAAGTTCGACCGGTTCATGGAGTGGGTGCGTGGCTCCTCGATGTTCATGCTGCAGTTCGGCATCGCCTGCTGTAGCATCGAGATGATGCACACGTACGCGGTCAAACACGACCTCGACCGGTTCGGGGCGGGCGTGCCGCGTGCGTCGCCGCGACAGGCCGATGTGATCATCGTTCCGGGGACCATCGTCTCCAAGTTCGCCCCGCGGATGAAGCGCGTCTACGACCAGATGCCCGAACCCAAATTCGTCGTCGGCATGGGGTCGTGTACCATCTCCGGCGGTCCGTTCCAGGAGGGGTACAACGTCATCAAGGGTGCCGAGGAGGTCATCCCGGTGGACATCCACGTTCCCGGCTGTCCGCCCCGGCCCGAGGCGCTGGTCTACGGCGTCGCCAAGCTGCAGGAGCGCATCGCCAACGGCGAGAGTTCGCCGGTGACGGTCAAACCCTACGAACTCGAACAGTTCAGCGACCTCGACCGCGACGAAGTGGTCGACAAACTCGCCGAACAGATCGACGAGGACGACCTCGTCATGCGGTACAACTGGGCCGACTCGCCATGA
- a CDS encoding NADH-quinone oxidoreductase subunit J — translation MVYETIAFALFALITLGCSLGVVLVEDVWHSALLLGGALLSVAVHYVMMQAEFLAAMQILVYVGGVLILITFAVMLTKSTSAAESTSTTEVRET, via the coding sequence ATGGTGTATGAAACGATCGCGTTCGCGCTGTTCGCCCTGATCACACTGGGCTGCAGCCTGGGCGTCGTCCTGGTCGAGGACGTGTGGCACTCCGCACTCCTCCTGGGTGGCGCCCTGTTGAGCGTCGCGGTACATTACGTGATGATGCAGGCGGAGTTTCTCGCCGCCATGCAGATCCTCGTCTACGTCGGCGGGGTGCTCATCCTCATCACGTTCGCCGTGATGCTCACGAAATCGACCTCGGCAGCGGAATCGACATCGACAACGGAGGTGCGTGAGACGTGA